The Neptunomonas concharum genomic interval AGTAGTACCAAGAAACAAAGGAGAGTAGTGCAACCAAACCAAGCGCCGTCAAGACTTGCCGCTGGTAAGCAAACCCCACCAACAAGATTAATAACGCACTGCTGACACCCGTCGATATCTGCCCAGAGATAAAGATCAAAACACCGCCGATCAGTATCAAGCGTCCGATAAGGCTCGATAAAGGCACGCCATATTGCTTAATAATGTCCTGTAATAACAAGATCGTTGATAAACCTACCATGGCCATAGCCGACCACGGAGATAAGTGCCACCATATAGAATCTGATTGTTCATGAAACCCATCAAGCAACGGGTTTCCAAGAATCAAATGCCCATTAAACTGCACCAAAGCCAACGCCAAGCTATAACCAACCGGCTCCCAAACGGGTTGAAACCCTTTCCATGACCTATCATTTATCCAAACCAACACAAACAATACGCTACATATGGCAGCCCCTAACCCAAAGAGCCCAAGCAGATCCAGCCCCCAAAAGAATGCAATGAGTGCAAACCAGCCCGTAAGCAATCGGTGTATAAAGTTTGGCATCACAAGGGTTAGTAAAATCTGAAAAACAGCTAGCAGAAAGAACGGCAAAGCATCTCTTATCGGTAGCCAGTCAAATAACCCCCAAGCCACCATCATCTGCCCACATAGGCTGACGGCTAACCCTACTTGACCAAAAAATACGCTGCCGGTGCGCGTTCGAAAGAGTAAGTAAGCTCCCGTGCAGCAGATCAAGCCAACCGAGATGAGTGATACTTCATTATCAAACCGAAACAGCCAGCCAAAGATCGAGCCTATAAAACCAAGCATAAACAGTGCAGCAATCCAGCCAGCAAACCCTTGCATGAGCGCAATATACCAAGGCACATATTCGGTTTCTAAAGCTGGTATATCACCATGCGTCAATTGCTGTTGTGATAGCTCTGCCCATAACTGCTTTCTCGCTTCATTCATGATGAAGTCTCCTGAGCAGCTTCTCCCCCTGCTTCCGACTCTGTCGCCAAACGCTTTAGCCAAAGTCCACCGGCTGTCGATAAACCGATAATGACAAAACTAATCAGAAGAAAGATGCCTTCATCCAAGGCACCTTCAAAGAGTTTTCCCAGCAAACAACTGGCGATAATAATGCCACTCAGTACCCAACCTGACAGAATGACAAGGTCTTTCATCAAATAGCGGTAAAGGTAAAAGCACCCAGCCATCCAAACAATCCAAACAAACAGCCCTAGACTGCCTACATCATCTAATATTGACCAAATTGCCAGCCAAGTAACGGAGCAACCCGCTAATAGAGTCGCCAATTGCGCTGCGATTCTGTTTGCAAGATAAGGTACTCCCTTATCTGCGATGGTCGGCCTAGATATCCACTCTAACCCCAACATAATCAAAGTATTCAAGCTGCTAAACAGCCACAGCCACTCTTCTTCTCGAAACAAAAACCCCAACAAACCTCTAAAAGTACTTAGATAAAGTAGCAATGATAAATTCACTAAGCTGACCCAAAGTAGCCATAAAGAGGAGCTTTGCGCCATTATCACCCATGGGGTTATCATCGCAGCCCAGACTGCAAAGAGCTCCCAAGGGTCGGCTCCGGTTTGATAGGTTTGTCCGGTTAATGCCAGCAAAGCGCCGGTCAACAACGCCATGCCCAACACTGTAACGGATGAAGAGCGTCTACGGCTATTAAGGCGGCTATATAACAACACAGCCAATACCATAGCGCTTTCTAAGAGTGCGAACTTGAGCAAACGCCCCATCGCTTCCCAATTAAACGCAAAGAAAAAAATCACACCTGCAGCCGCCCCTAAGGCTCCAGTAAAAAGGAGAAACTGGCTAATAAAGCGATACCAAACTTCACCACTATGCCTAATGGTATGGAGTGAGGAGTCTAACTCTCCTTTTAGCTTTCCTTGTTGGTGCCAGTTCAGGACCTGCCTGCGCGATTCCAATATCCTTCTCCCTGATCTGTTTGTAGGTTATTCGGCTGCTTGTATAACAGCCCGTAAAACCTGCGGTGAGCGTATTTCGTGGCGCTGTTTAATTAAGGTAACGCCAACGCTTAATGCTAGTCCTTCTGATACCGATCTGATTTGCTCATCTTCGATGGAGTCCAGATCAGCAACGTGCGCAAGACCTATGGTTCTTCGGATAATCTCCGTACCTGCATAACCCAAACTTTCATGCCAAACATGACCAATAAATGCCTGTGCAAAGCCTGGCGCGTTGAATACAGGGTCCTGACACTTGGATTTTACATTTTCGAGGAAATTCGCTTCAAAGGTGTGCCACAGTGCCTCAATCGTATCCAGCAGATACATTTGATATGCGCGCTTCTCTTCGGTATCACCTTCTAAACCAATCTGGCCTGCAAAGTTCAGTAACAGATTGCCAATCACAGATCCAATATCAAAACTCATCGGCCCATAAAATGCGAACTCAGGATCGATTACTTTGGTACTCGTTTCGGTAACAAAGACAGAACCTGAATGAAGATCTCCATGTAAGAGCGCCTGAGCATCGGTCATAAAATGATATTTGAGCTTAGCCGCTTCGATCTTGAGTACCTCATCTTGCCAAATCGCTTCGGCGACAGGGCGCACTGCCGGATTGATCGCGTTACGCTCGTGATCGCAGAAAGGGTCCCAAAAGAAGAGCTCTTCGGTAATTTTGCAAAGATCAGGATTGATGTTGCTGCTAACAGCTGCTTTCTTCTGATAAGTATCCAAATAAAAATCAGACGTGTGGAATAAGGTTTCTGCCAAAAACTCTCCCAGATGTCGTCCTAACGCCGGCAGCGGTTTTCTCGCGATCAATGCATGACGCAAGTTATCATGATCACCAATATCTTCCATAATGACGGCAGATTGTTGCTCATCAAAGCAATACACTTTAGGGACGTAGGCCTCTGCCCACTGACCCTCTGTTTTAAGTGTTGATGCTTCTATGCGTATGCGATCCAGAGAAAGCGGCCAACCTTCACCAATAATACGCACATAAGGTAGTGCCTGTTTTACAATAACGCTGTCTTTACTATCCTTGACTCGATAAACAAAGTTGATATTCCCATCACCGATCTCTTCAACACTGGGCGCCTCACCTGACGTAAAATAGGGAGTATTCGTACGGGCAAATTCGATTACTTCGGCATCATTGGCAAACTTTGCTGTTGTCATAACGCTTTTATTCCTACCATTAAACTGCATACAATGGCCCAAGTTTGCCAGAAAAACCGCCGATGCTGTAATCACTTTTATTTCGGGCTGTGTTTTGAATGGATATATGGCAGGCTGCCCTACATCTATACCCAACCGAGACACCACTGATGCGCTATACTCCATCGCTTATTCAAGGCACGTTGATCAAACGCTATAAGCGATTTTTGGCCGATATCGAACTAGCCAGTGGCGAAGTGATTACCGCACATTGTCCTAACACAGGATCAATGAAGAACTGCTGCGATCCGGGTAGTCGGGTTTGGGTTTATGATGCAAATAATCCCAAGCGAAAACTGCGCTACACATGGGAATTAGTCGAGGTCGAGTCCCGCTACTTGGCTTGTATCAATACAGGACGCGCCAATCATCTTGTCAAAGAAGCGATTCTCGCGGGAGATATTCCTGAACTAGCGCATTATGAAACCCTAAAAACAGAATGTAAGTATGGCCAAGAGAACAGTCGGATTGATATTCT includes:
- a CDS encoding GDYXXLXY domain-containing protein, which produces MNEARKQLWAELSQQQLTHGDIPALETEYVPWYIALMQGFAGWIAALFMLGFIGSIFGWLFRFDNEVSLISVGLICCTGAYLLFRTRTGSVFFGQVGLAVSLCGQMMVAWGLFDWLPIRDALPFFLLAVFQILLTLVMPNFIHRLLTGWFALIAFFWGLDLLGLFGLGAAICSVLFVLVWINDRSWKGFQPVWEPVGYSLALALVQFNGHLILGNPLLDGFHEQSDSIWWHLSPWSAMAMVGLSTILLLQDIIKQYGVPLSSLIGRLILIGGVLIFISGQISTGVSSALLILLVGFAYQRQVLTALGLVALLSFVSWYYYNLATTLLIKSFILMGTGVALLLIRLGVRYVLNKKHVANAATPHDGLGETLFNFAPMNRLKWAVVAMMLLILAAVNITIFKKENLLATGETVLLELAPVDPRSLMQGDYMRLRFAIEREFQQEVPKENHDGHVLVDLDKNRVGRFAGIYRGEPLATQQAKLEYRMREGDIKFATNAFFFQEGKASVYEEAKYGEFAVSDNGELLLHRLRDDAYQVLGENQP
- a CDS encoding DUF2157 domain-containing protein — protein: MESRRQVLNWHQQGKLKGELDSSLHTIRHSGEVWYRFISQFLLFTGALGAAAGVIFFFAFNWEAMGRLLKFALLESAMVLAVLLYSRLNSRRRSSSVTVLGMALLTGALLALTGQTYQTGADPWELFAVWAAMITPWVIMAQSSSLWLLWVSLVNLSLLLYLSTFRGLLGFLFREEEWLWLFSSLNTLIMLGLEWISRPTIADKGVPYLANRIAAQLATLLAGCSVTWLAIWSILDDVGSLGLFVWIVWMAGCFYLYRYLMKDLVILSGWVLSGIIIASCLLGKLFEGALDEGIFLLISFVIIGLSTAGGLWLKRLATESEAGGEAAQETSS
- the mtnK gene encoding S-methyl-5-thioribose kinase; its protein translation is MTTAKFANDAEVIEFARTNTPYFTSGEAPSVEEIGDGNINFVYRVKDSKDSVIVKQALPYVRIIGEGWPLSLDRIRIEASTLKTEGQWAEAYVPKVYCFDEQQSAVIMEDIGDHDNLRHALIARKPLPALGRHLGEFLAETLFHTSDFYLDTYQKKAAVSSNINPDLCKITEELFFWDPFCDHERNAINPAVRPVAEAIWQDEVLKIEAAKLKYHFMTDAQALLHGDLHSGSVFVTETSTKVIDPEFAFYGPMSFDIGSVIGNLLLNFAGQIGLEGDTEEKRAYQMYLLDTIEALWHTFEANFLENVKSKCQDPVFNAPGFAQAFIGHVWHESLGYAGTEIIRRTIGLAHVADLDSIEDEQIRSVSEGLALSVGVTLIKQRHEIRSPQVLRAVIQAAE
- the sfsA gene encoding DNA/RNA nuclease SfsA; translated protein: MDIWQAALHLYPTETPLMRYTPSLIQGTLIKRYKRFLADIELASGEVITAHCPNTGSMKNCCDPGSRVWVYDANNPKRKLRYTWELVEVESRYLACINTGRANHLVKEAILAGDIPELAHYETLKTECKYGQENSRIDILLSADGKPDCYVEVKNVTLLEENNLGSFPDAVTTRGTKHLRELMEMKSQGARAVLFFNVAHTGISAVTPNRCIDPIYTDTLEEAINHGVEVLAYGADISDTHIHINNPIPFSMNKTIDH